A section of the Marinoscillum sp. 108 genome encodes:
- a CDS encoding ABC transporter permease, which yields MLKNFLKVALRNLLKNKVYVAINIVGLGLALACCIVAYLNSKQNWDFDKSHTQIDHIYKIHNLRETQGDLIEYGRIPMPMADAIRNDLAGADRVFRFESHVFTVRDVNMDKVFNTSVCYADPGLIESFTFPVVTGDPLAYHKLDQAVVTEEYARKFYENEDPIGKVLTVFDDTGMSFNFTIAGVVEAPPQNSSVHFEILTSFENRFRMYDDNVKGNWGAFAQNTFVYFNDPNQAKTFEPLLDQYLAVQQEARPDFTIARFVLSPMNNHAQISRQLRWDNLRNAMPPAAILTPQVMALLILLVACFNFTNTAIANSNRRLKEIGVRKVLGGTRRQLIKQFMTENLTVCLLALLMSLGIASYLVPAYGAMWQGLDLQLDLTQDFKFYLFLVGLLVFTTLLAGFYPSLYISRYKPVSILRGSLSIGGAGKLTKVLLATQYAFTVIAIFASVAFIQNARYQETLDMGFNRDQIIGVSLLNETQQQKIYASMLANPDIEQIASAKNHIGRGNYGALLKNQDLEVQTNMLDVGINYIEAMGLKIVNGRSFSKELEASDSQNSLVVNERAVEEFGWTNPIGQRVYLNDSTTLTVVGVVKNFYMYGFWAPIEPTAMRLKSLKFQDDGTYSFMVAKVNINHVKEVYDYLETEWNSKIPTKTFAGFYQDDLLREAKEVNNNILMIFGFLGTVAFVLSCLGLYTLVSINLIKRTKEIGVRKVLGGSVGHIVYLISRSYFLLLFISSVIGITAGFYLVDGLIGSIFNNYKPMDFFTFGIPSTTIIVVSLMIAGFRTLKSAMVNPVNSIRYE from the coding sequence ATGCTTAAGAACTTCCTAAAAGTCGCCCTCCGTAACCTCCTGAAAAACAAGGTCTACGTGGCCATCAACATCGTGGGGCTGGGCCTCGCACTTGCCTGCTGTATAGTGGCTTATCTGAACTCTAAGCAGAACTGGGACTTTGACAAGAGTCACACGCAGATTGATCACATCTATAAGATCCATAACCTCCGGGAAACTCAGGGGGATCTGATAGAATATGGCCGCATTCCCATGCCCATGGCCGATGCCATCAGGAATGACCTGGCGGGTGCAGATCGGGTCTTTCGCTTCGAAAGTCACGTGTTCACGGTCAGGGATGTGAACATGGATAAGGTATTTAATACGAGCGTCTGCTATGCCGATCCGGGATTGATCGAGTCCTTCACTTTTCCGGTAGTCACCGGTGATCCACTGGCATATCACAAGCTGGACCAGGCTGTGGTGACAGAGGAGTATGCCCGTAAGTTCTATGAGAATGAAGACCCCATTGGAAAAGTGCTCACGGTCTTTGACGATACCGGCATGAGTTTCAACTTCACCATAGCAGGAGTGGTGGAAGCTCCACCACAAAACTCCTCCGTGCATTTTGAAATCCTCACTTCATTTGAAAATCGGTTTCGGATGTATGATGACAATGTGAAAGGAAACTGGGGTGCTTTTGCGCAAAACACCTTCGTGTATTTCAATGACCCCAACCAGGCAAAAACCTTCGAGCCATTACTGGATCAATACCTGGCGGTTCAGCAGGAGGCCCGACCGGATTTCACCATTGCCCGGTTTGTCCTTAGCCCCATGAACAACCACGCCCAGATATCAAGGCAGCTCCGATGGGACAATCTGCGCAATGCCATGCCGCCTGCGGCCATTCTTACTCCACAGGTGATGGCGCTGTTGATTTTGCTGGTGGCTTGTTTCAATTTCACCAACACTGCCATTGCCAACTCCAACCGCCGACTGAAAGAAATAGGGGTGCGAAAAGTGCTCGGAGGCACACGAAGACAGCTGATCAAGCAGTTTATGACGGAAAACCTCACTGTATGCCTGTTGGCCTTGTTGATGTCTTTGGGGATTGCGTCCTATTTGGTGCCTGCCTATGGTGCCATGTGGCAGGGACTCGACCTACAGCTGGATCTCACCCAGGATTTTAAATTCTATTTGTTTCTGGTAGGCCTGCTGGTGTTCACCACCTTACTTGCCGGGTTTTATCCATCGCTGTACATCAGTCGCTACAAGCCTGTGAGCATCCTCCGCGGGAGCCTCAGCATTGGTGGAGCAGGCAAGCTAACGAAAGTGTTGCTGGCCACTCAGTACGCCTTCACTGTGATCGCCATTTTCGCCAGTGTGGCTTTCATTCAAAATGCCCGCTATCAGGAAACCCTCGACATGGGCTTTAACCGTGACCAGATCATAGGAGTGAGCCTGCTAAACGAAACCCAGCAGCAGAAAATTTATGCTTCTATGCTGGCTAACCCTGACATAGAGCAAATAGCCAGTGCAAAGAACCACATAGGCAGGGGAAACTATGGTGCGCTCCTGAAAAATCAGGATTTGGAAGTTCAGACCAACATGCTGGACGTAGGGATCAACTATATCGAAGCGATGGGCTTGAAAATCGTGAATGGCAGGTCCTTTTCCAAAGAGCTGGAGGCTTCTGACAGTCAAAACTCCCTGGTCGTAAATGAGCGGGCTGTGGAAGAGTTTGGCTGGACCAACCCGATTGGGCAGCGGGTCTATCTCAATGATTCCACTACACTCACAGTGGTAGGGGTGGTGAAGAATTTCTACATGTATGGTTTTTGGGCGCCAATAGAGCCTACAGCCATGCGCCTGAAAAGCCTCAAGTTTCAGGACGATGGCACCTACAGCTTCATGGTGGCTAAGGTCAACATCAACCATGTGAAAGAGGTCTATGACTACCTGGAAACCGAATGGAACAGTAAAATCCCCACCAAGACTTTTGCAGGGTTTTATCAGGATGACCTGCTCAGGGAAGCCAAGGAGGTGAATAACAACATCCTCATGATCTTTGGCTTTCTGGGCACCGTAGCTTTTGTGCTTTCCTGTCTTGGCCTTTATACCCTGGTGTCTATCAACCTGATCAAGAGAACCAAAGAAATCGGTGTGCGCAAAGTACTGGGGGGTAGTGTAGGGCACATCGTCTACCTGATCAGCAGAAGTTACTTCTTACTCCTTTTCATCTCCTCAGTAATAGGGATAACCGCCGGATTTTATCTGGTGGATGGACTCATTGGCTCCATATTTAACAACTATAAACCAATGGATTTCTTCACTTTCGGGATTCCATCCACCACCATCATAGTGGTTTCACTTATGATTGCGGGATTCAGAACCCTCAAATCTGCGATGGTGAATCCAGTGAATTCCATTAGGTATGAGTAA
- a CDS encoding alpha/beta fold hydrolase, with product MKPSTQYTKSGRINIAYQVFGSGTIDLVYIPGWVSNIDWMWACPELVHFLYELGKICRVILFDKRGTGLSDRVVELSTLEERMDDLRAVMDAVGAEKAILFGHSEGGSVSALFAATYPNRTISLITFGVFAKRRYAPDYPWAPTDEQRQQVYDMIENSWGGGEMNLETLAPSKAKDPIFMDWLANYLRSGASPSAALVLTKTNTEVDIVDILGSIKVPTLMMQRTNDVDVKIEEGRFIAQRIAGARFVEFDGDDHLFWAGNTEEVLNEMKAFILNVKPRPNYERQLFTIMAGRILSSNKGDNELLQLINRLVVQYRGKVIRFNQDTFIASFQGPSKAVHCGIALIDTFESLDLKVCVGVHIKEMPVDQAHFISNETGSFVTSMLKQAGPSQILITQTVKHLLSGAGLNFAQHNTVFETTTANHLLLYSVTDQLNYQNEYTSQPTLARQNDSFLENILQCIESHMSNEKFGVDMLCKEVGISERQLQRKLKSITNKSPNQMISSVRLHKAKELILSNHEGIAEVAFQTGFASPSYFSKCFKREFGHSPSDLLS from the coding sequence ATGAAACCCTCTACTCAATATACCAAAAGCGGCCGTATCAATATTGCCTATCAGGTATTTGGCTCAGGCACTATTGACTTGGTCTATATCCCAGGTTGGGTATCCAACATTGATTGGATGTGGGCTTGTCCGGAATTGGTCCATTTCCTGTATGAACTGGGTAAAATATGTCGGGTTATTTTATTTGATAAAAGGGGGACTGGTCTGTCAGACCGAGTAGTGGAACTCTCCACACTAGAAGAGCGAATGGATGATTTGAGAGCCGTGATGGATGCCGTGGGAGCCGAAAAAGCCATACTCTTCGGGCATTCTGAGGGTGGTTCCGTTTCCGCTTTGTTTGCAGCTACGTATCCCAATCGCACTATTTCACTCATAACATTTGGAGTTTTTGCCAAGAGGAGATATGCACCTGATTATCCCTGGGCACCTACAGATGAGCAACGACAGCAGGTGTATGACATGATCGAAAACAGCTGGGGCGGTGGCGAAATGAATCTCGAAACACTCGCTCCATCAAAAGCTAAAGATCCCATTTTTATGGATTGGCTGGCCAACTACTTAAGATCAGGGGCAAGTCCTAGTGCTGCACTTGTCCTCACTAAAACCAACACTGAGGTGGATATCGTTGATATTTTAGGATCCATTAAGGTGCCTACCCTTATGATGCAAAGAACCAACGATGTTGATGTGAAAATTGAAGAGGGAAGGTTTATAGCCCAGCGCATTGCCGGCGCAAGGTTTGTGGAGTTTGATGGTGATGATCACTTATTTTGGGCAGGGAATACCGAAGAGGTTCTCAATGAAATGAAAGCATTTATCCTCAATGTAAAACCTCGGCCAAATTACGAGAGGCAGCTTTTTACCATTATGGCCGGGCGAATTCTTTCATCAAACAAGGGAGATAATGAGCTTCTGCAGCTCATTAACCGATTGGTGGTACAGTATAGGGGGAAGGTCATTCGGTTTAATCAGGACACCTTTATTGCTTCGTTTCAAGGCCCAAGCAAAGCTGTACATTGTGGCATAGCCCTAATAGATACCTTTGAGTCCCTTGATTTAAAGGTTTGCGTCGGTGTTCATATCAAAGAAATGCCAGTGGATCAGGCCCATTTCATTAGCAATGAAACCGGGAGCTTTGTGACGTCCATGCTTAAACAGGCCGGGCCTAGTCAAATACTGATCACCCAGACAGTGAAACATCTCTTGTCTGGAGCAGGCTTGAATTTCGCTCAACACAATACTGTTTTTGAAACAACAACCGCCAACCACCTTTTACTTTATAGCGTCACTGATCAACTTAATTACCAAAACGAGTATACTAGCCAACCGACTCTTGCCAGGCAAAATGATTCATTTCTCGAAAATATCCTTCAGTGTATCGAAAGTCACATGAGCAATGAGAAGTTCGGAGTAGATATGCTATGCAAGGAGGTGGGGATTAGTGAAAGACAGCTGCAGAGAAAGCTTAAGTCCATCACCAACAAATCACCCAATCAGATGATCTCTTCTGTGCGGTTACATAAGGCCAAAGAATTGATCTTGAGTAATCATGAAGGAATCGCCGAAGTAGCATTCCAAACAGGCTTTGCAAGCCCTTCTTATTTTTCTAAGTGCTTCAAAAGGGAATTTGGGCATAGCCCATCAGATTTGTTGAGCTAA